A region from the Spea bombifrons isolate aSpeBom1 chromosome 7, aSpeBom1.2.pri, whole genome shotgun sequence genome encodes:
- the LDAF1 gene encoding lipid droplet assembly factor 1 isoform X2: MYRQEQIRMSNPESFYREKMQELQKQMNSVMLAINNNSKVAAFMNSPIGQYLDERPFMSLALLIFIALSAVPVGLFLTVIAGTAVVTCLGVIIIEGIIISVGGIALLCVLCGLVILSFGVSGILSVCYIAVSAILNYMHTSRMPLQANATTCSEPANVSSSAQSD; encoded by the exons ATGTATCGACAAGAGCAAATAAGAATGTCAAACCCGGAAAGCTTCTACCGAGAGAAAATGCAGGAATTACAGAAACAGATGAACTCTGTAATGCTGGCCATCAATAACAACTCCAAG GTGGCTGCCTTCATGAACTCCCCCATCGGACAGTACCTGGATGAACGTCCCTTTATGTCCCTTGCACTGTTGATATTTATTGCCTTGTCAGCTGTTCCTGTTGGTTTATTTCTGACTGTCATTGCTGGGACAGCAGTCGTTACCTGCCTCGGGGTCATAATAATAGAAG GTATTATCATCTCGGTGGGTGGTATTGCATTACTGTGTGTGCTCTGTGGCCTTGTGATCCTGTCTTTTGGAGTTTCTGGTATCTTAAGCGTTTGCTACATAGCCGTCTCTGCCATTTTGAACTACATGCATACATCCAg GATGCCGCTGCAAGCAAATGCCACGACCTGCTCGGAACCCGCGAATGTGTCTTCATCAGCGCAATCGGACTAA
- the LDAF1 gene encoding lipid droplet assembly factor 1 isoform X1 — translation MRCEAQTSLFVMISIGRGLWRKCCPLCRLNDYGKALADTREQLMYRQEQIRMSNPESFYREKMQELQKQMNSVMLAINNNSKVAAFMNSPIGQYLDERPFMSLALLIFIALSAVPVGLFLTVIAGTAVVTCLGVIIIEGIIISVGGIALLCVLCGLVILSFGVSGILSVCYIAVSAILNYMHTSRMPLQANATTCSEPANVSSSAQSD, via the exons ATGCGCTGTGAGGCGCAGACTTCCTTGTTTGTGATGATCTCTATAGGGCGGGGATTATGGAGGAAATGCTGCCCTCTTTGCCGTCTTAATGATTATGGGAAGGCTCTAGCAGACACCAGAGAG CAGCTCATGTATCGACAAGAGCAAATAAGAATGTCAAACCCGGAAAGCTTCTACCGAGAGAAAATGCAGGAATTACAGAAACAGATGAACTCTGTAATGCTGGCCATCAATAACAACTCCAAG GTGGCTGCCTTCATGAACTCCCCCATCGGACAGTACCTGGATGAACGTCCCTTTATGTCCCTTGCACTGTTGATATTTATTGCCTTGTCAGCTGTTCCTGTTGGTTTATTTCTGACTGTCATTGCTGGGACAGCAGTCGTTACCTGCCTCGGGGTCATAATAATAGAAG GTATTATCATCTCGGTGGGTGGTATTGCATTACTGTGTGTGCTCTGTGGCCTTGTGATCCTGTCTTTTGGAGTTTCTGGTATCTTAAGCGTTTGCTACATAGCCGTCTCTGCCATTTTGAACTACATGCATACATCCAg GATGCCGCTGCAAGCAAATGCCACGACCTGCTCGGAACCCGCGAATGTGTCTTCATCAGCGCAATCGGACTAA
- the MCHR1 gene encoding melanin-concentrating hormone receptor 1 yields the protein MDLQAQPGEDIHLQDNTSRIFHNFSSFDPSRNVTYANVIMPTVFGIICLLGIIGNSVVIYTVFKKSKFRCTSSVPDIFIINLSVVDLLFLLGMPFLIHQLLGNGVWHFGETMCTLITALDTNSQFTSTYILTAMSIDRYLATVYPFTSAKYRKPPIAIMVICILWVLSLLSITPVWMYARLISLPGGVLGCGITLPNPESDIYWYTLYQFFLAFAIPFAVISLAYRRILLKMATSEALTAQRSSRIRTKKVTRTAIAICLVFFFCWAPFYVLQIIQLVMNQPTLAFHYAYCVAISMGYANSCINPFIYIILCETFRRRFIVSVRPVEDHPQGRIRMKFRTDPPSGSGQPLLQLVPVSTGS from the exons ATGGATTTACAGGCACAACCTGGGGAAGATATTCATCTCCAAGACAACACTTCACGGATATTCCACAACTTTTCTTCTTTTG ATCCTAGCAGAAATGTCACCTACGCTAATGTCATAATGCCAACAGTTTTTGGAATCATCTGCCTGCTGGGTATAATTGGCAACAGCGTTGTCATATATACTGTTTTCAAGAAGTCAAAATTCCGTTGCACCAGCAGTGTTCCCGACATCTTCATCATCAACCTCTCGGTGGTAGATCTGCTCTTTCTTCTTGGGATGCCTTTCTTAATCCATCAGCTTCTTGGCAATGGGGTTTGGCACTTTGGAGAGACCATGTGTACCCTCATCACAGCTCTGGATACCAATAGCCAATTTACAAGCACCTATATCCTCACCGCCATGTCTATAGACCGCTACCTTGCTACAGTCTATCCATTTACATCGGCAAAGTACAGAAAGCCACCGATAGCTATTATGGTGATCTGCATTCTCTGGGTACTGTCCCTTTTAAGTATTACACCTGTGTGGATGTATGCTAGACTAATCTCTCTGCCTGGAGGAGTGCTGGGGTGCGGAATAACTCTTCCTAATCCGGAAAGTGATATCTATTGGTATACTTTGTATcagttttttttggcatttgccaTTCCATTTGCTGTGATCTCATTGGCATATAGAAGGATTCTGCTGAAAATGGCGACATCCGAAGCTCTAACAGCTCAGAGGAGTTCAAGAATCAGAACAAAGAAAGTGACCAGGACAGCTATAGCTATCTGCTtggtattctttttttgttgggcTCCATTTTATGTCCTCCAGATAATTCAGCTGGTCATGAATCAGCCCACGTTAGCCTTTCATTACGCTTACTGCGTAGCAATCAGCATGGGTTATGCGAACagctgtattaaccccttcatctaCATCATCCTGTGCGAGACCTTCAGGCGTAGATTCATTGTCTCCGTACGACCTGTAGAAGACCATCCACAGGGTAGGATCAGGATGAAATTCCGCACGGATCCACCTTCCGGAAGCGGGCAGCCTCTACTTCAGCTTGTTCCTGTCTCCACCGGCAGCTAA